One window from the genome of Nitrospira sp. SG-bin1 encodes:
- the fliI gene encoding EscN/YscN/HrcN family type III secretion system ATPase (involved in type III protein export during flagellum assembly), whose product MSLSHLIEHIDPVEVSGKVMQAVGIVVEGYGPMTTVGELCRITKEVAGGSIPAEVVGFRGDRVLLMPLGDMQGIGPGSRIIMSGQVASLAVGPGLLGRVLDGCGNPMDGKGPLPAVERYPLYAEAPNPLQRARLRTPLDLGVRAINGFLTCGRGQKMGIFSGSGVGKSVLLGMISRYTKADVNVIALIGERGREVNEFLERDLGTEALGRSVVVVATSDQAPLIRLRAALVATTIAEYFRDAGKQVLLLMDSLTRLAYSQREVGLAIGEPPTTKGYTPSVFTLLPKLLERVGTGPGPGTITGLYTVLVDGDDLADPIADTVRSILDGHIVLSRTLAARNHFPAIDLLQSTSRVMRDIVGRAHYDAARTLLELVARYRQSEDLVLLGAYKPGMNAALDRAVHAQEAINAYLRQDVEQPASLSSSVQQLEALAQQAT is encoded by the coding sequence ATGAGTCTTAGCCATTTGATCGAGCACATCGACCCCGTCGAAGTTTCCGGAAAAGTGATGCAGGCGGTCGGGATTGTCGTGGAAGGGTACGGCCCGATGACGACCGTCGGAGAACTCTGCCGAATTACGAAGGAGGTGGCCGGAGGGTCGATTCCTGCGGAGGTGGTGGGATTTCGTGGAGACCGCGTTCTCCTGATGCCGTTAGGCGACATGCAGGGGATCGGGCCGGGAAGCCGAATTATCATGTCCGGGCAGGTGGCCAGTCTCGCGGTCGGACCGGGCTTATTGGGAAGGGTGCTCGACGGCTGTGGGAATCCGATGGACGGCAAGGGACCGCTGCCGGCCGTGGAACGCTATCCGTTGTATGCGGAGGCACCGAATCCGTTACAACGGGCCCGTCTCCGCACGCCGCTTGACCTCGGCGTCCGCGCGATCAACGGGTTTCTTACGTGCGGACGTGGGCAGAAGATGGGTATCTTTTCGGGTTCCGGCGTCGGGAAGAGTGTACTGTTGGGGATGATCAGCCGGTATACCAAAGCGGATGTCAATGTCATCGCCCTTATCGGAGAGCGTGGCCGCGAGGTCAATGAATTCCTGGAGCGCGATTTGGGCACGGAGGCCCTCGGACGTTCGGTGGTGGTGGTGGCGACCTCCGATCAAGCTCCGCTCATTCGATTGCGTGCCGCGCTGGTGGCCACGACCATCGCCGAGTATTTCCGCGACGCGGGCAAACAGGTATTGTTGTTGATGGATTCGCTGACGCGATTGGCTTACAGCCAACGAGAAGTGGGTTTGGCGATCGGGGAACCGCCGACGACCAAAGGCTATACTCCCTCGGTGTTTACCCTCTTGCCGAAGTTACTGGAACGTGTCGGGACCGGACCGGGTCCGGGAACTATTACGGGCTTGTACACGGTCCTCGTCGATGGAGATGATCTGGCCGATCCGATCGCCGATACCGTTCGTTCGATCTTGGACGGCCACATCGTGTTGTCACGCACGTTGGCCGCACGCAATCATTTCCCCGCGATCGACCTCCTCCAGAGTACGAGCCGTGTGATGCGGGATATCGTCGGCCGGGCGCACTACGATGCCGCCAGGACACTCCTCGAACTGGTGGCTCGGTATCGCCAATCGGAAGATCTCGTATTGCTTGGAGCCTATAAGCCGGGGATGAATGCCGCGCTTGACCGTGCCGTTCACGCACAGGAGGCGATCAATGCGTATCTGCGACAGGACGTGGAGCAACCGGCCAGCCTGTCCTCGTCCGTGCAGCAACTCGAGGCGTTGGCCCAACAGGCGACATGA